Part of the Vigna angularis cultivar LongXiaoDou No.4 chromosome 1, ASM1680809v1, whole genome shotgun sequence genome, GAAAGACTTGTTGCAAGTGATGAAGGTGGTCTTTTAAGGTACTGCTGTAGATGAGtatatcacaaaaaaaaacaatttaaattccTTAagaacggttgaaaaaccgaaTTCATGAGGGATTAAAAGGTAAATGATGCATTTGTGAGGCCTCTTGAAATAATTAGTAAATCTTGAAATAGTTAGATAACCTTTGTACCTAGTTCTTTGTCCAAGAAGTCTAGGACAATGCTTTTGATGTTTCATCTCCCTATCGTATCAACCTTCAAATATATGTAAATAGAGAAACGTGTGGAGGGTTCTTCAAGTCCTCTAGAAATATATTTCTGTTTCAATATGCTACAATCAGGTGCGCGTTGTTCACGCGCCTCCTTCCGATGATCAAATATCCTTTGTTCAATCATCACTTGACTTCATGTATCACATTGAGTCCATATATGCCCTTGCTTCCTGATTTCGTAGTCATTTGGTTGGGTATTCtatgtttttctctctcttaaaaCCCTAACTATGCAAACCACTGAATCTTACCACTGTTGGTAGGTCTTCTCCTATGTCTCGTGAGTTTCAAACCAGGGGGAAATCTCAAATTCTCTGCAAAATCTTAAAATCGAAAATTCccaatttctttatattttcgtTTTGTAATGGTGGAGCCCCAGGTTGCTTCTTTGTCACCCTCTTTGTGGCACTTAAGCACAACCAACTGCTCTTCGTTCCAGTGTGGAGCCAATACAGGGAGGCACATCCTCCATGGTGGCCGTCATGGTGACCTTTGTTTTTGTTCTGGTTTTCTTACAACCAACTTTGGATCACCCTGGCCTAAAAAATCACAAGATTCAGATGAAACCAAATTTCCACCCTGAAGGGCCCCTCTCTTGCTCAACCCTATCAAAGGTGTTGATGAAGCCTCTTATTAACACCTCATTTTGTTTGAAGtcattttagaaaacaaaatgaagGTCTTTCCATTTATTGGCTTCTGTTGGATTCATTGGTCAAGCCTCCAATTTTGTCGAACCTTTACATCACTAGTGGAAGAGTCTTTTGAAGAGCCAAAAATCTTCCACCTTCACGGCCTGTCATCATTGCGCCGTCATTTTTGTCTTTCGCCGTGAGAGGAGTCTATTATGTTTCTGGGTGCTTTGATGAATACAAGACCAACTGCCTTTATTAGCATTCTAGTCCCTTGTAGTCTATCGTTTTCAACCACTACAGACTACCATCCGTTATTGATGACAATCTAGTCTACCACAGTTTGTCGTTGCCTGCCACTGTTGGTTGTCGTTCACTATTGATGGTAATCTCCTTTGTCAAAGTCATCCTAGTTGAAATTTCACGGTTGTCCACTACTATCCAATATTATTCACAATTGTTAATAGCTGTTTGTGGACCTATGTTCACACTTTTGCTATCCACTAACCATTAGAAGGAGTGTGTTTGGCTATGCTGATTGGTGAGTTCAATTTGGTTTATAAACATTCTCTCTATGTTCTAAAGCAATCTCCCTATGCTTGTTTTGAAAAGTTCAACACATTGTCCAATCCTTTGGCCAAAGTTTCCACATTTATTGTCTCATTCAAGAAAAGTTGTTATTCacagtttgttggatcaaatgaccaacttaCATATGTGTTGACCAAGTTCATTAAGGAGACATCATATTGAGGGGAAGTGTTGAAATAATTAGTAAATCTATGTAATCATTACATCTAAGGTAGGATTGAGTGTTAGATAACCTTTGTACCTATTCTCTATGTGGGCTTTCTAATGTCATGACTATTTGCTTTTGAACAGCTGAGACCACATCCACCCCTTTATTCATATTTCCAATGAAGAGACATTTGTCATCCCAACCCCATTTTGCTCTGCAACCACAACATCCCACTCAAAAAAGTCAGCTGTCTATTTTTTTCACAATAAATAGGCAATTTATAAGGTATATCAAGTTTAAAGTAGCATCAGAAATTCGTATTACACACATACTTAAGTTTATGCCAAATAAAAATTCCTCTCTGCGTGCTTAGAGTTGAAGCGTATTTGAAATGTAAAAACCAGCCCTAAAGTGTTTGAAATCCTAaggtttaatttgaaaaaaacttttgcataattaaaaatgaaaagtgtGATTAGTTAACCTTCAGATACTTCCCCAAAACCATACCTGAATGTAGAAAGCCATCTGCCAGTCTGATTGAAATGAGAAATAAGTTAACTCCACTGTAAATCCCAATAATGTTGTCCAAGCTGCATCAAGAGATTATATTAACCTCATCCGGCAAAAATCACAATTACATAAACACCAAGTTCAATACAATtgtataataaagaaaaaaatggaatCAAATTAAGATGTGCTTCTAAAGTTCGGCAACAATAGTCTTTTTCCACCAGGTGAGATGAAGAGCTGtactgaaaaaataaaagattgcACGATTAAGAACACACAATATAGCACATTCTTAGTATTGAAAAGTAGTAGTTTTTTTAATGGAACTAAATATATAACTTGTAGTTACAAGGCTACCTCCAGAAGGAGAGAAGTAAGCAGATTGAACAGATCTTTTGTGGGTAAATGTCCTCAAGGCTGTGAGGTCATTCCTATTAGTATATCTCCAAATCCCAGGAGCAGGCAGTTGCATCGAGGAACTAGTAGCTACAATGTGAGGATTTTGACAGTTGAAATCTATCGTGTTAATCCTACTGTCATGCAAATCCCAGTGCAACAACATTTTCCCACCCTGTTATCCCACATAGTCAAACCTCCATAACCCTCGGCAAAATATAGGCAGTTTGTCTCATTTGTTGGTTAAGAAAGAGCATATATTGTTTCATCACTCTGAAACACCAGATCAAAGATTTCCTTCTCAGCATCCATTAGCCCAAGAACTCCATCATAACAACTAGTGTATATCTGCATATAAAATAGATGACGGCATCAGACAATCTTACAAAAGATAAGATGTAAATAGTATGAAGTGATTAGAATGGAGGAGGGGTAAGAGATAATTCTGCAACCTCAAAATCCCCTAAGGACAGTATGCATCTGAAATAAAAACATGCCACAGGAACACTGTTAACATGCATTATATGTCCATGACAACAACCCAAAGAGTGCATTTTCCTAAAAGCTAAATAGCACATTTTACCAGAAAACAATTCCCCTAAACCAACTCGCAGTTAAAAGAGTTTGAGTCTCAAGTCAACCAATAACGGCTAAGAGATACAAAATAAACTGGACAAATAGACAATAATTGTTGCAAAAAATTCAGATAGATCAATACATCACGGTACCTTGGAACAACAATGTGGTTGAATCAAAATCCCAGAAATGGGAGCATTATGTGGACTGTATAAATGAACCTCGCTTTCTCCCATATTCCAAAACCCAATATTCCCAAACTTGTTACCCGCGGCAATCATTTTGACACTGCTGGAAGGGAAAAACCTGACATTGGTAATCCTTCCAGAAACATGCCGCCAAATATTCTTGGGATCCAAAGACAGATATTCCAATTCAAAGGAATCCCCCGCATTCCCTTATGGAACACTGACATCTTGGGCCATACCCATTAGCGATTCAATGAAGGAACTATCAGAGTGGGCGCTTTCACGAGCAGTGGCCATGGAAAGGAGACCCAAACTTACGACGGAAAGTGGTTTTTCTTTGGAGGGAGTGGTGGGGGCCACGGAATCCCCGTCAAGACCCTCACAATCTAGTGGATTACCCCTGGTTCGCAGGGAGCGTCTGACTCTGATGACAATTGGGGTTTCGGTTTTAGGTTTCTTTTCCGATTTTACGCGGGTGGATTTGGCTTCAACTCTGACTGTTTCAAAAAACACGCTAAGTCAGAAATTGAACCCTTTGGTTGTTGGGAAGTGAAACAAGAGAAAGAAGAGGGAAGAGTGAGTACCTTTGACGCTTGAAATTGGAGAGTTGGGTGGCTTTGGAATGGAGTTTGAGGGCTGCCATCATCTCATCGTTGCGACGAATGTTCTCGAGTCGCTTGAGTCGGTGAGTTTCTGTGACTCcattgaagagagagaaagttaGGGACTTAGTTTTCAAATCATTCTGTAATGTTGCTTCCTTCCACTGTTACTATTTCTATATATAGGAGAGTGTGCGGAGCCAATACACTTTGGCGGGAAAGTATAccatgtaataaataatttataatttataatttattacattaatttgtGCTTAAGTTAAAATAGTAATGTGGTTTCTCAGTTTCAAAATTCAAAcccattttattaaatttgtttcgaatgttaatttttattctcaactGAATGAGATTAATATGTTATAATTGGTTTTATTCATGGGATATTGTTGTGTTactaaaatagtaaaataatgtataagaaatataaaatataattgatctTATAAAAACAGTACAACAGAAGGCGTTATAACAAGTTGGAGTTCAAAAGGGTTTGACTTTAAGTAATAAAAGCATGTTGTGGCTATACTACACTCCTTTGTCcccttatttaaaaaaaaaaatcaattattaagtTACGAAGATCCATTTAACTATGCTTTTGggagttttatttttaaatataattttaagtctATTTTTGGTAtctagaatttaaaattattacactTTCCGTGACACTTAAATTAATCACATGTATTAAAATCAGGATTCTATAACCACTTagagttttatatttattctaacatataaaaacaaaaaataatttgattgaaCTATAACTTAGAATCAGTTCCTACTCAATCCCAAGTCAGTGGAATAAGatgaatgatcaatttatctaatgATAAACATAAACTAATTCATAAACATGTAATAAAAAACGTACTTTCATACATAAAACATTACCAATTACATAAGAGTTTCAAAGGGTTACATATCGCTTCAATACTTTAAGAGATTTAGTTCCTCATAATAGATGGAAAAATTTCAATATAAGGAAGAGTCTTAATCTCCTAAACCTCTAGTAATACTCCTTTAAAGTATGGAGGAAAGTGTATGAAAACTCTCTAAAAATCTTTCTCTAAGATCTGTCTAGAAGTCCTTTAAAACATAGAAGCAACTTTGTTTTTATAAAGTTTCCATGGTGTGATTTTAGTGGTGAAAGTATGACTCCAATTGTAGAGTTTTCCTTCCAAATTGGATTTCTCTTATGACTCAATACTCATGCTTTTGGTGTTGTAACTCCTGATAACTTCTTTGAGAATGAGTCTTTGTGGTTTAGCTTCAAGTTCAATGTTAGAGGTTTCCTTTTAAATTGGGTTTGTTGATATGGCTCAAGCCTCAAGATTTTTGCTTCAGTTGCACCAAAGTCAATATTtcccataatcgattatatttccTCCATTCTCcttaattttttccttttaactcTTTATTATCATCAAAATCTGCAAAACAAGtcaaattaaattgattttacaaaaatttaacgaaataaaaaacaagataagtgtcaaattaatatcaaaattaacttatatttagCACTTACAAAACATGTGATTCATTTTTCGTCAACTTTAACAAATCTAgtataatcttttatattattacttaTTATGCATCAAATTTTAAACACAATTACATGTTTcacaacttttattattattatttagtttatgtgaatcaattacaataaaataaattgttaatgagattatttataaataatatatattgcttttatataaaattttattaatctaaTAAGATACTTGATTAGTATGGATAGgattagtgttgtcaaaacggATAAGTCGGTCCGATCTGGTCCAACCCACCATGGGTAGGTCACTTATTAAGTCAACCAAATTTAGCTTacttattagcgagccaaaaaaattcGAATCTCGctcggctcaccacgggttggtgggttaaatgggttggctcacttaattacaagtttcttttttaaatcccaaaaaatgatttttttttagtaattcaaatctaaataaatctCACTGTAAAATGATGTCAAACtctaaagacaattcaaaataaaaaaaaaaatatatcatacaaCCAAATTTAATCCAAAAGCAAGCACAGAAGACTAACATAAGTTTCTagtattgataatttttgtttcacTTATTCATTTATAAGATTATAGTCTTGAATGTATAAATCCACAATTTTCTCtatcttgaaacatcttctttatccCCATctacaatacaaaaaaaaaatgttaactaataatattgaatcacaaaaaaaatgttGGTGAGTCGGATTCTAAGTGGGTCGGGTTGAAAATTGGcccgtataaaaaaattacattcttttcTAACCCAACTCGACCTGAACCGATGATGGGTGGTCAGGTTGGCCTGCGGGCTCTGGCCCATTTTGATAGCGCTAAATAGGATTAACTTATTGTAaggaactaaaaaatagttaaatggGAGTTTgattaatcaaattttttatccctctaattttttttttccattaacatATTTCTAAGATTATTGGTTTGAGGGTTGAGGTATGATAAGGACATATTTTACCATGATTTTAGTAATGAATTAAGACAAAATGTCAACTCTTTCTTAGCCTTGtgccttgtaaatcctagttttctcTTAGTTTGTTAAGTGGTTGCACCTTAAGCTTTGAAGAGATATTTTGATCACTAATCCCTGCTTTTTATGTGCTTaaagcagttggaagaagtctatGCATCAAATGTAGGCACTGGAACccaaagaaagcaagaaaaataacaaaaaaggTGAATTTTGGAATGCTACTGCTGGGATACCGTTGAGCGCTTTGCTCTCTAGAAGGCTGCCGCTTGAGTGGTGACGACGCTGATGTCACTAGTACAATGAAGGGAAATGACACCGGTTGATTTCGCTTATACGCAtcggttctgcaaccgaggtatatccagacgaggtaaaaaatgataagctttatgcctcggttgtgaacCGAGTCAAAAAAATGTGtgcttatgcctcggttcactcCACCCGAGGTAGTATGATGAGtgcttatgcctcggtttaaatctaaccgaggcagtaaagtgattttttctttttcgtcaTCATCAACAATTATACAAAAGTTACAGCAGAAAATCGAAATTCATGTATGAACATATATACATCTTGAAATCCATCAACCTTTCCACCCAAAGCCTTGTTTTGTCTATGCATTTTCTTGGCAGTTTCATGGCCTTCTCATGGCCTCCAAAATCAAACCATCTCAACCAAGGAACATCATCTCCCACTGTGAACACCCCGAAAAGACGCATGAACTCCTTCACAACCTTCACACATCTCCCTGCCTTCTCATCATCCACGGTTCCTAAACTAAAATATCGCTTTCCCAAAACCATTTGAAGAACAACGTTGAATATCAAATGAGAAAACAATTGATGGAACCCTGAACTTCTAACTCCACCAAGGCATAGCCACAATCGAAATCAGAGAACCCAgagaatcaatcaaacaaaaaacacaatCGAAATCAGAGAACCGCAATCCGCCACGAACGCTTTCGTCTCCTCGTCGGCCTCGGCCACGGCATCAACCGCCGCTGCGACGGCAAGCCTCGTTCCAGACGAAGCCTCCCTCTCGGCAACACGATCTGGAGCGGTTGGCGACggcgatctggagcggtggaggcaggcagcaacgacggagggctcgccgatctggaGCGGCTTGACGACggcgatctggagcggtggatctaGAGAGGCGGAGGCAACGGCGGCGGACGCAACAACGACGGAGGGCTCACCGATCTGGAACGGCTTGGCGATGGCGATCTGGAGCTGTGGATCTAGAGCGACGGAGGCAACAGCGGAGGCAACGGCGGAGGCAGCGGCAGAGGCAGCGGCGGAGGACGTACAGCGGCAGAGGAACGAGGGGAGTGAGAGCACGAGGGGAGTGAGAGCACGAGGGGAGTGAgtaggaagaagagaagaagaatgggAGACCAGACAGAGAGaagaagtgaaaatgaagagttAATGTGAGAACCGAGACCACGGATAGAGAGaagaagtgaaaatgaagagttAACGTGAGAACCGAGTTAGGTGGCAAGAGTTGTATGCCTCGGTTCGTCTAAAACCGAGTTAGTAGTCCGCATTAGGCATCGGTTGCTGGGCAAACCGAGTTAGTAGCTCTTGTCAGACTCAACAGTTGTCAGCGGAGCAGGTTTGGACAtagttttatgcctcggttttatgtagaaccgagttagtagcatgctttaggcaccggttataggacaaccgaagcatatattTAAGCTATTATTACAACTCTGCCACCGCACTATTATACGCTTCGGGTTCGcttaaaccgaagcgtataCTGCGCTTTCTTATcccatttttttactagtgtgtaTTTAGTTCTCAAACGCGAAGGGCTTGGCATCTTTTACTGCccaaacacgatttctctcatttggagctcttggaggcgaACTAGGAGTTGTGGGAACAATCCTTCTTCACCCTTGGGTCTTattccttcttccattttcacTATTGTTGTAAGCTCGAGCtttccattcatggagagctagtttcattgttgttgggggattgatgtagccactgaaCTCTTATATAAACTActgtgttttgaatgaatatatgcctatttcattgattgttagtgtttaattcattttcttaatgcttgttgtcaAGTTGCTACCCATGGCATGATTTTGGGgattgcttgatattgggaaatgttgggtaaatctggacttggattaaacacctaaaggaaataatATCTAGGGATaaaactaggacctttggttgtcttaaatctcaattcttaatgcgaaaataattgttaggttttccaagggattggagcttaataaggaagtctaggctctctctaccaaggtattgggtttgagtaatttagtagattgacattggcatattaatgaagaggaagtgattttctatacataagagtgaagtaggtgaaatcatacccccaacaataccattccatatcatttctaatctttccatttccaagtgtttgagtattAATATgatcacttttaccatttatgtttcatatttaCTTCAATTGCATTAAAACCCAAattatggaatcattctttagtctaagttagttagaAATTATAcaattgtttggtgacacgagtctcttgggaaacgatatccggtcttaccggttttattacttgaaacaatttggtacacttgttaAAGTCTCAACAGGGTACACTATAGGTGATACGATCCTGTATAAGAAATAGTGTGATCATTTCTAAATTTGAATCCTCAAAAtgtacaacaaaaataaataagaaaagaatGTGAAATATGACACGGATGAGAATGCCACAATCTAATAAATTGATAGGTCAAGTGAATATTCActacaaagatgttaatctttgatatgAAACAAAGTTTCAATCCAAAAACCAAAAGAACCATCTCTCAAATAATGCAAATGCATATAATATCACTAAAAAGTGTTTCCATCAGCTTTTGATATCTCTATATATAGgcacataaattaaaaaaaaacctataaaccctcaaacaaactaaaagtaacataagaaaaaaaattacagacGCAGATTTTCGCCTAATGAGACTTGCTCGCTCAACAAACACAAAATGGCTCATCCAACCTATTTaacattttgtaaaattaaattaaattaaaatttatttaatttcctaatTATTCTTCAATTGTGCTCATGATCTTCATGCTCGTTGAGTTTCCTCTTacataaaacattataatttaagGAGACGTATTTGTATCCTTAACTTTGTCATAAATTCTTTGAATTGCAAATGTCCTTCATCAAGTTCTTCTCCTATATTTAGGAGATAATCTTCTTTTATACCGTCATTCTTGAAGagaatttgttttcaaatttgtaCCACTTGAAAATTTCTTATCATTCTCCTTTGTTTGGAGAGAATTTGACTTGAATTATAGAAGATCATacgcacaaacacaaacatagatcaaagatacaaaattaaaataatccaaaatagAAATTCTACTAAAATGAATTTTGGATCCTCAAAGAGGTTAATGTCTTATTATTAAAGACTTTAGAGGTATACCTCTAAGGTCAAATACCCACGTAAACAAAGCatcacatttttaaattaaatatgtaatgcTTAAAGAAAGTCAAAAgaatattaatcaaataaacaCTCAAACTATAAGTATGACTTTGATTGTACTTAGATTGTTTAGAGTTGGACAAACAAACTTActcatatgcatatatttctAAACTTGCATCCTTATCGATTGATAAGTTGGTTGGtaataaacaaacaaactaaCTCATGTGTTTGtatccaaacaaaaaaaaaggctttaactttccaaaataattGACAAGCAAGCTAATAGATTATTAAAAACAGATTCATTGAATTCCAAGTGTCTTCCTTTTCTATCATTCTTTCTTCATTccattgttgttgttattgctCCTCGATGAATAAatctttcttaaataatatcATTCTTTCTTCGTGTCACTCCTTTTTGATAAACAATTATTCTATAgtcaacaaaacataaattaggactttttttcaattgtcatgatgcttttttttttctttctcttgtttATTGTcgtatatttcttttatttcctttttttcttcttttcctttcctCTCTCTTCCATTTCTAGAAGtacttgtttcttttttttcaagattTCGCTCTTATCTTCTTTTCAATGCATCTaacaatcaaataatttttttaaaaaaatagttatataaagaataaaattgaaaaataatcataGATACCATAAATAAAAGCCAGACTTACTGTCTGTTATTTTTGTccgataataaaaataataaaattattactactatcatttttattattatacttataaaattaaataactaatttttataacattattataaaatttaataagtctttattttataactgcttatgattttctaattattttaatataaaatttactactatttttcatttcaataattattataataattttttaattatatctttcatttttttaacatctTAAAGGTGGACTCGATCATGTATTTCCTGTAGTATACATTAAAGTATAATTATTGTTGCAATTTGCTATAAGGAATCCCTATTACACTACTAAGAATCATGATATCAACACGGACACCGGAAATCTGACAAACTATATCCCTGCTTTTCCCTCTTGCTCTTCTCATGGTTCGATATGTCAGGACTCGAGAGACtgcaataaataattttgcaGGAACAATTGGAAACCATGTTTTAACCTCTAACTACACTATAATATAACCCAACAGTATAACACAATCCACAAACCATGACTAATAATGGCTTGGCAAAAGATTACAAAGTACATCAAATCATGTCTGCTCAATTATAACTCATGACTGATACTATACGACATAAAACAATCTAGAATCAGAAAATATAGTAGTTTTATACCATACACAAGAGAAGTCATGTTAAATAAACATCCTAGCGTGATGTCCAGACATAAAGCTGGCCTCCACTTGTAGCTCCTACAAGCATCCCAACCTCGTAAGAGTTTATATCGAATCTGCAAGGAATGGCAGACATGTGTGGGCTTTCTAACGTCATAACTATTTTCCTTTGAACTGCTGAAACCACATCAACCCCTCTATTCATATTTCCAATGAAGAGATATTTGTCATCCCAACCCCATTTCGCTCTGCAACAGCAAGATCACGCTCACAAAAGCCAGCTTTTTCAGAATAAGTAGGCAATTTATAAGGTATATCAAGTTTAATGCGGCATTACAAATTCGTATTTCACACATGTTTCACCTTATGCCAAATAAAAAATGCTCTCTGCGTGCTGAGAGTTGAAGCGTATTTGAAATGTAAAAACCAGTTCTAAAGAGTTGAAAATCCCAGGGTTTGATTTGAAAAAACTTTTGCATAATTGAAAATGAGAAGTATGATTAGTTAACCTTCGGATACTTCCAGAAACCATACCTGAATGAAGAAATCCATCTGCCAGTCTGATTGAAATGAGAAATAACAGCCGTATCCTCCAAGTTAACTCCACTGTAAATTCCAATAGTGTTGTCGAAGCTGCACTAAGAGATTATATTAACCTCATCCGGCCAAAATCACAATTACATAAACACCAGGTTCAATACAATTggataataaagaaaaaattggaATCAAATTAACATGTGCTTCTAAATTTGGTACAACAGCAACAATAGTATTTTTTCCACTAGGTGAGATGGAGTAGTgtactgaaaaataaaagattgcAATATTAAGAACACACTACACAGCATGTTTTCAGTGTCTAAAAGTCGTAATTTTATAATGGAACAAACTCCATACCTTGTAGTTGCAAGGCTACCTCCAGAAGGAGAGAAGTAAGCAGATTGAACAGATCTTTTGTGGGTAAATGTCCTCAAAGCTGTGAGGTCATTCCTATTAGTACATCTCAAATCCCAGGTGCAGGCAGTTGCATCAGAGGAACTAGTAGCTACAATGTGAGGGTTTTGACAGTTGAAATCTATCGTGTTAATCCTACTGTCATGCAAACCCCAGTGCGACGAACGTTTTCCCACCCTGTTATCCCACATAGTCAAACCTCCAGAACCCTCAGCAAAATATAGGCAGTTTGTCTCATTTGGGGGTTGAGAAAGAGCATATATTGTTTCATCACTCTCAAACACCAGATCAAAGATTTCCTTCTCAGCATCCATTAGCCGAAGAACTCCATCATAGCAACTTGTGTATATCTGCATACAAAATAGATGACAGTGTTAGACAATCCTACAAAAGACAACATGTAAATAGTATGAAGTGATTAGAATGGAAGAGACGTAAGAGGTGATTTGCAATCTCAAAATCCCCTAAGGACAGTATAGATCTGAAATAAAAACATGCTACAGAAACACTGTTAACATGCATTATATGTTTATCATAATTACCAAAAGAGTGCATTTCCCGTAAAGCTAAACGAGCATATTTTACCAGAAAACAATTTCCTTAAACCAACTCGCAGTTAAAAGAGTTTGATTCTCAAGTCAACCCATAACGGGTAAGAGTTACAAAATAATCTAGACAAATATACAATAATTGTTGCAAAAAATTGAGACAGACCAATACATCACGGTACCTTTGAACAACAATGTGATTGAATCAAAATCCCAGAAATGGGAGCATTATGAGGACGGTATAAATGAACCTCACTTTCTCCCATATTCCAGAACCCAATATTCCCAAACTTGTTACCCGCGGCAATCATTTTGACACTGTTGGTAGGAAAAAACCTGACATTGGTAATCCTTCCAGAAACAACCCGCGCAATATTGTCGGAATCCAGAGACAGAGATTCCAATTCAAGGGAATCCCCCGCATTCCCTTTTGGAACACTGACATCTTGGGCCATACCCATTAGCGACTCAGTGAATGAACTATCAGAGTGAGCGCTTGCACGAGCAGTGGCCATGGAAAGGGGACCCAAACTTAAGACGGAAGGTGGTTTTCCTTTGGAGCGAGTGGTGGAGACGGAAGGTGGTGTTTCTTTGGAGCGAGTGGTGGGGGCCACGGAATCTCTGTTAAGACCCTCACAATCTGGTGGAATACCTCTGGTTCGCAGGGAGCGTCTGACACTGATGACAATTGGGGTTTCGGTTTTAATTGGGGTTTCGATTTTAATTGGGATTTCGGTTTTAGGTTTCTTTTCCAATTTCACGCGGGTGGATTTGGCTTCAACTCtgatgatttaaaaa contains:
- the LOC108334553 gene encoding uncharacterized protein LOC108334553 isoform X2 — encoded protein: MVYTRKTKAILEFVHVQQSNPALHEPQKLTDYELQRLQNIRRNNEMMAALKLHSKATQLSNFKRQRVEAKSTRVKLEKKPKTEIPIKIETPIKTETPIVISVRRSLRTRGIPPDCEGLNRDSVAPTTRSKETPPSVSTTRSKGKPPSVLSLGPLSMATARASAHSDSSFTESLMGMAQDVSVPKGNAGDSLELESLSLDSDNIARVVSGRITNVRFFPTNSVKMIAAGNKFGNIGFWNMGESEVHLYRPHNAPISGILIQSHCCSKIYTSCYDGVLRLMDAEKEIFDLVFESDETIYALSQPPNETNCLYFAEGSGGLTMWDNRVGKRSSHWGLHDSRINTIDFNCQNPHIVATSSSDATACTWDLRCTNRNDLTALRTFTHKRSVQSAYFSPSGGSLATTSFDNTIGIYSGVNLEDTAVISHFNQTGRWISSFRFDINSYEVGMLVGATSGGQLYVWTSR
- the LOC108334553 gene encoding uncharacterized protein LOC108334553 isoform X1 encodes the protein MVYTRKTKAILEFVHVQQSNPALHEPQKLTDYELQRLQNIRRNNEMMAALKLHSKATQLSNFKRQRVEAKSTRVKLEKKPKTEIPIKIETPIKTETPIVISVRRSLRTRGIPPDCEGLNRDSVAPTTRSKETPPSVSTTRSKGKPPSVLSLGPLSMATARASAHSDSSFTESLMGMAQDVSVPKGNAGDSLELESLSLDSDNIARVVSGRITNVRFFPTNSVKMIAAGNKFGNIGFWNMGESEVHLYRPHNAPISGILIQSHCCSKIYTSCYDGVLRLMDAEKEIFDLVFESDETIYALSQPPNETNCLYFAEGSGGLTMWDNRVGKRSSHWGLHDSRINTIDFNCQNPHIVATSSSDATACTWDLRCTNRNDLTALRTFTHKRSVQSAYFSPSGGSLATTSFDNTIGIYSGVNLEDTAVISHFNQTGRWISSFRAKWGWDDKYLFIGNMNRGVDVVSAVQRKIVMTLESPHMSAIPCRFDINSYEVGMLVGATSGGQLYVWTSR